Part of the Chloroflexota bacterium genome is shown below.
CTGACAGCGTCATCGTGCGCGCGCCCGTCTGGGACGCCGCAAACCGCAGGCGGTCCTGGACCGGATCGTAGAACGCCGAGACGCCGGCGCTCGACGAGTTGATGCGGTTGACGATGGTCGTGATCGAGTCCGTGGCCTTGTAGGAGATCTCGACGTCGTTGATCGTGAATTTGCCGTTGCCGCTGCCATCCAGCCCGGCGATGGGCGTCGCGAGCCGTGAGGTGCCCAGCGCCGCGCCGACATTGGTGACGCCCAGGCCCGTGGAGCTGACGACGCGGTCCGTGCCGTTCTGGACGGTGCCGGCGGTCAGCCCGGTGCCCGTCCCGGCCGCCGTGATGGCGATGGCCTGCGAGCCGCCGGCCGTCTTCTGCGTCAGGGTGATGGTGCCATCTCCCTGGGCCACGGCGGAGACGGTGCTGCTGCTGTTGTTGTTGATCTCCTGGGCGATGAACTGCGCGTTCTGGACGTCCGAGAACCCGGCATTGCCCTGGTTGATCGTCGTGGTCACGCCGTTGATGGTGATGCTGGTGTTCAGCGCGCCGGCGCTGGCAGCCATGCCGCTGTTCGTGCTGGCGGCGGTGTAGCCGCTGACGACCGCATCCGACAGGTTCATCAGCCGGAGTGCGTTCGCCGTGTCGCTGAGGGAGCCAAGCTGGAGCGACTGGCCGGGCGCCGAGATGATCTGCACGCGGTTGTCGGCCCGGCCGTCGGCGTCCGCCACCAGGCTGGCCGTGACGCCGGCCCCCGAGCCGTTGATCGCCGTGATCATCGAGTCGAGCGTGGTGGTGTTGTCGACGGTGATCTGCTGACCATTAATGCGGAACGTGCCGGTGTTCACGCTGTAGCGGAACCCGGCGTTCGCGAGGGTGGCGGCGTGGTCGATGACGTTGCCCATCGCCGCATTGCTGTAGATGCGGGTGGAGGTCGCCAGCTGGCTGACGGTGACCTTGAAGCTGCCGTTGATGGCGTCAGCCGACGTCGAGGCCGTCAAGACCGTGGGGGAATCGCTCGCCGTATCCGTGGATGCCATCTTCGCGTTCATCCGGGACCGGTCCGACAGCGTCCGCGCCGTACCCTGCAGCGATGTGATCAAGTCCTTGATGGAAGCGATCGCCGACATCTTGCTGGTGTGGGCCGTCTGCTGGCCCTGCACCTTCGTCATCGACGAGGACTCGATCTGCATCAACTTCTCGATGATGCTGGCGGTGTCCAGGCCGGAAGCCAACCCACTCACGGCGAACGTGCTAGACATAGCGATCGATTCCTCCGCTAGCGCCCCAGTCGTTCGACGGGAGCCGCTTTCCTGGTGAGGTCTTCCGGGCAAGCGCCTGGAGCTCCTCAGCGATGCGCTGCACTTCTTCTGAGGGGATCTCGCGCAGCACCTCGTCGGTTGCTGCATCGACGATCTTGATGCTGATACGGTGGGTCTTCTCGTTGATCGAGAAGCGGGCGTACGACTGCGGGAAGGTGGCGACCTTCGACGCCTCCGACACACTGGGGGCGCTCCCAGCCTCGGGCAGGCCATCCCCCAGGACATGGACTGGCGGGGCGGCGCGCTCGGCGTGCACTGCCCCTGAACGGACCACGTCAGGCTGGGGCGTATCGGCTCGGTCACCACGGTCGGCGGCCGCCTGCCAGCCGTTCCAGGCGACCTCACTCCCGACGCCACGGGTGACTGTCGGCTCGTTCATATCCTTGTTCCGTTTCGCGATCGCAGCCCACCAGCAGCTGGTTAGGCGCCGCACCAAGAAATAGCTTCCACTTGGATGATCGGCCCGCACGCCCAAGAGTTAAGACTTCGGCGATACTTTTGCGAACCAGACCGGGCTCTTCTTTGCGCGAACGCGAGTCCTGGCCTCCTGGCTCACCATCTGGCGTGCGCGGCCTCCAGCGGCGACGCTCCCCCCATACAACGGGCCCGCGGAGCCCCACGGGACTAGCCGTCGCCGCGATCCCGGGGCGCGCGCAGCCGCGGAATCGTTGCTGGCCGCGAGCCGGCATGGCAGGCTACTCACGGGAGCGACAGTGACTGTGCTCACCTTCAGGCCACCCGGAGGCGGACCATGAGCTGGCCCACCGACGCGAATTTCCTGGTGACCACGACGTCCTCGTTGGACAACGCGCGGATCGTGCGGTATCTCGGCATCGTCAGCGGCGAGGCGATCCTCGGCGCCAACATCTTCAAGGACTTCTTCGCCGGCATCCGCGACATCATCGGTGGGCGCTCGGGCGCGTATGAAGAGGAGCTGCGGAAGGCGAAGGCCATCGCCCTCGAAGAGATGATCGGCCAGGCCCGCCAGCTTGGCGCGAACGCCGTCATCGCCACAGACCTCGACTACGAGAGCCTGACCATTGGCAACGGTGGCGGCATGCTGATGGTGACCGCGTCCGGGACCGCCATCATCTACGAGGGATAGCTTCCCGGCGCCGCTCAGACTCGACCATGCTGGCGTCCGATCCGGTACGATGCGGGCAACGGCCGCTCCGGCCTCGCCCGCGAAAGGATCGGCCCCCTGGCATGACCGGCCACACGCTGCTGATTCACCCCGACGTTGACGACTGGATGCGGAACCAGCCGGACCTGCGCCGTCGGGTTGATTGGCTCCTGTTCGAGCTGACGTCGCGTGGGGATGCCGGCCGGCCGAAGGGTATCGTCGGGCCATCCGCCCTGGTGACGGACGCCCCAGCCCTGCGCTGGCGGCGCTCCGGCGTTGGCGGCTACCACTTCTATGCGTGGTGGTTTCCGGCCACCGGCTGGGACGGCATCGACGATGGCCGAACCATCGTCGTGCGGGCCGTTCGCCACCACGACGAGATGAAGCCGCTGGCGGCCGGCGCGCCCACCACCTACTACGAGCGCAGCCTGGACGAGCTGGACCCCCTCACCGACGAGCAGCGCGAGGTGGTGAGCGCCGACGCCCGCGTGCGGCTCGTGGTGGGCCAGCCCGGCACCGGCAAGACCGGCGCGCTGATCTTCACGGCCGTCGAAGAGGCCCGGCGGCTGCCGGCCGACGCCCGGCTGCTCTACGTCACGCTCTCGCGCCGGCTGGTCAGCTCGGCCCAGGAGATGCTCGACGGCGTGCCCGATCTCGGGCGGCGCGTCGAGGTGGTGGCGCTGGCCGATCTGCTCGGCCACTGGAGCGGGCTGGAGCGTGGGCGCGTCGCGGATTCCGAAGAGGCCGAGGAGCAGGCGTTTCGCGGCTCGGTGGGCGGGTTCGCCCCGCGCGATCTGGCGACGTGGCAGGGCTCGGACCGGGCGCTCTGGGCTGAGGTCCGCGCGCACGTCCTGGGCGCGGCGCTGCCGTTCCCGCTGACGCGCCGACGCTGGCCGCCCGCCGACGAGCCGATCCTCCGTGAGTCCACCTATATGTCGCGGCGGGCCGGACAGCTCGGCTCGCGGGTGGCCCAGGCTGCCCGCCACGCCGCCCAGGTCTTCCTCGACCGCGGCGATCTGCCCAGCCTCCAGCGCGAGGCGTGGGCGGCCTACCAGCGCATCGAGCGCGGCGCGCTGGACCGCGAGCTGCGGACCATCGGCGGGCTGATCGTGGACGAGATCCAGGATCTCACCCTGTTGCAGATCGGCGTCCTGGCGAAGGCGGCCGAGCGGGCTGGCGCGCTCCAGATCGAGGCGGGCGTCGGGTACGGGCCGCTCTTCGTGGCGGCCGGGGACGAAAGCCAGGTGGTCCACCCGAGCGGCTTCGACTGGGGCTCCACCAAGGACGTGCTCTCCGAGATCCTGGGGACGATGCCGACGGAGATCACGCTGCGGCTCAACCAGCGCAGTCCGGTCCCGCTCATCGAGGTTGCCAACCGCACCGCGAAGCTGTACGACGACCTGCCACGCGAGTACCGCCCGCGCGGCTCGGCCAAAGCCGACACCGGCGATGCCCCCAGCGGCGAGGTCGGCGAGGTCGCGCTGACGACGGTCTCCGCCGACGATCCAGACCTGCCGGGCTGGCTGGAGTTGCTGGCCGACACGCCACACAGCGCCGTCGTCACCGCCGAGTCACGCTCCCGGACCCCTGAAGATGAGGCCCTCGACGCCGTCCTGGCCGACGACAAGTTTGGCGATCTGCGCTTCACGGCCGGCGCCGTCAAGGGGCTGGACCGGCAGTACGTGGTGCTGTGGGGCGCATCGCGCGTGCTCGCGGGCATCCGCGACGAGATCGCCGCTGCGAGGGACAAGGGCGAGCGGGTTCGCTACCTCGTGGCCAGGACCGGGATCGACGAGCTGCGGGTGGCCCTCAGCCGCTCGACCGAGACGCTGATCCTGCTGGACCACCCCGACACCGAACTGGACCCGCTGTTGCAGGAGGTGGCGGATGACGGCTTGCTCGCGCGGCGCTCGCTGGCCTTCCTGCGCGCCCGTCTGGAGGAGCGCAACGACGACGCCCGCGAGCGTGCGCTCGGCTTCCTCGAAGACATGCTCGGGCTGCTGGAAGTGGACCTGGACCGCGCCCTGCGGACCCTGATTCGCTTCGAGGCCGCGCTGGCCGGCCTCGTGGACGCCGAACAGCGGGCCGAGGTGCTGGAGCGCTCGATTGTCGTGCGGCGGACGGCGGCGACCACGCTGGCCCGGCAGGGGCGACATGCCGAGGCCGCCCGCCACTACGAGCGGCTGGTCGCCATCTGTAAGGAGCTGGGCCAGGAGGCACGCTCGGGGCAGTATGCCGTCCTGGCCCGCCGCTACGCCGCGGCGCCGCCAGGGTCCGAGGCGGCGGCGCGGCTGTTGCCCGGGCTGCTGGTGGACTACGTCCGCGCGCTCGAAGGACGCTCGGCGGACGACCGCCCAGAGCGGCTGTTCGAGCTGCCGCGCACCTGGCTCGAGGAAGCCCGCGAGCTGGAGATCGGCAGAACCACCGCCCTGACCTCCCTCCACGAGAGCGCCAAGCGGCTGGCGGCCCTCACCGACGACGTGCGCGACCTGGAGACGGCTGAGCGGCTGGCCGACACCCTGGCCGAGGCCCGCGTGGCGGCCGGCGATTGGGCCGGCGCGCTCTCGCTGTTGAAAGACCGGCCAGACGCCAGCCCGGAACAGCTCGCCCGCTGCTACGAAGGGCTCAAGCGATGGGCGGACGCCGCCCGCGCCCGTGTGGCCGCCGGCCAGCCCGAGGCCGCCCTGACAGCCTACCGCCGGGCCGGCGCGTTCGCGGAGGCCGCCGCCCTGGCCAAATCTGCAAGCCAGCCCGAGCAGGCCGCGCTCCTGAACACCCTGGCAACGGTCCTCGACGGCATGGACCGGCTGGCCAGCATGGACCTGGACGCCCTGGAAGACGACGAAGCTACGGTCCTCGCGCGGAAGATGCGCGAGGCGGCGGACCGGCTGGGCAAGCGGCGCAAGCGACGCTAGCACCGCTCGGCGTGAGCCTCCTCCCCGGCACGTCTGGCGGCCGGCACGTCTTTTGCGTCCCGCTCCCCGCAGGAGCGCACGCCCCGCAGGCCAGCCGGCCCGCCGGCCCACCGAGACGTTGCGCCTCCGCACGCATCACGCAGGGAGGCTGATCGTGGAGCGAGACCGAGACACCTATCAGGATGAGGCGCGCCAGGACGACGCCCGGCGCAGGAGTCGGGCCGTCGACGACCGGGGCGGGAACGCCCGCGAACGGTACGGCAACGAAGAGGACGAGTACAGCCGCCAGTACCGGCAGGCGTACGGCGAACAGGATCTCGCGCGGCGCATGCGGGATGACCGCGCGTACAACCGCCCGGGGTATGAGCCTGAGGTCGGCCGGCCCGGCGGCCGGGAGATCACCCACCTCGACCGAGAGCCTGGGCAGGACCGCCAGCGCGGCCAGTACGGCGGCGAGCGCGGACCGGGCATGCGTGCAGACATGCGTGCAGATCGGGGTGACGACTGGCAGGG
Proteins encoded:
- a CDS encoding flagellar protein FlaG; translation: MVRSGAVHAERAAPPVHVLGDGLPEAGSAPSVSEASKVATFPQSYARFSINEKTHRISIKIVDAATDEVLREIPSEEVQRIAEELQALARKTSPGKRLPSNDWGASGGIDRYV
- a CDS encoding heavy metal-binding domain-containing protein, which produces MSWPTDANFLVTTTSSLDNARIVRYLGIVSGEAILGANIFKDFFAGIRDIIGGRSGAYEEELRKAKAIALEEMIGQARQLGANAVIATDLDYESLTIGNGGGMLMVTASGTAIIYEG
- a CDS encoding AAA family ATPase; amino-acid sequence: MTGHTLLIHPDVDDWMRNQPDLRRRVDWLLFELTSRGDAGRPKGIVGPSALVTDAPALRWRRSGVGGYHFYAWWFPATGWDGIDDGRTIVVRAVRHHDEMKPLAAGAPTTYYERSLDELDPLTDEQREVVSADARVRLVVGQPGTGKTGALIFTAVEEARRLPADARLLYVTLSRRLVSSAQEMLDGVPDLGRRVEVVALADLLGHWSGLERGRVADSEEAEEQAFRGSVGGFAPRDLATWQGSDRALWAEVRAHVLGAALPFPLTRRRWPPADEPILRESTYMSRRAGQLGSRVAQAARHAAQVFLDRGDLPSLQREAWAAYQRIERGALDRELRTIGGLIVDEIQDLTLLQIGVLAKAAERAGALQIEAGVGYGPLFVAAGDESQVVHPSGFDWGSTKDVLSEILGTMPTEITLRLNQRSPVPLIEVANRTAKLYDDLPREYRPRGSAKADTGDAPSGEVGEVALTTVSADDPDLPGWLELLADTPHSAVVTAESRSRTPEDEALDAVLADDKFGDLRFTAGAVKGLDRQYVVLWGASRVLAGIRDEIAAARDKGERVRYLVARTGIDELRVALSRSTETLILLDHPDTELDPLLQEVADDGLLARRSLAFLRARLEERNDDARERALGFLEDMLGLLEVDLDRALRTLIRFEAALAGLVDAEQRAEVLERSIVVRRTAATTLARQGRHAEAARHYERLVAICKELGQEARSGQYAVLARRYAAAPPGSEAAARLLPGLLVDYVRALEGRSADDRPERLFELPRTWLEEARELEIGRTTALTSLHESAKRLAALTDDVRDLETAERLADTLAEARVAAGDWAGALSLLKDRPDASPEQLARCYEGLKRWADAARARVAAGQPEAALTAYRRAGAFAEAAALAKSASQPEQAALLNTLATVLDGMDRLASMDLDALEDDEATVLARKMREAADRLGKRRKRR
- the fliD gene encoding flagellar filament capping protein FliD — protein: MSSTFAVSGLASGLDTASIIEKLMQIESSSMTKVQGQQTAHTSKMSAIASIKDLITSLQGTARTLSDRSRMNAKMASTDTASDSPTVLTASTSADAINGSFKVTVSQLATSTRIYSNAAMGNVIDHAATLANAGFRYSVNTGTFRINGQQITVDNTTTLDSMITAINGSGAGVTASLVADADGRADNRVQIISAPGQSLQLGSLSDTANALRLMNLSDAVVSGYTAASTNSGMAASAGALNTSITINGVTTTINQGNAGFSDVQNAQFIAQEINNNSSSTVSAVAQGDGTITLTQKTAGGSQAIAITAAGTGTGLTAGTVQNGTDRVVSSTGLGVTNVGAALGTSRLATPIAGLDGSGNGKFTINDVEISYKATDSITTIVNRINSSSAGVSAFYDPVQDRLRFAASQTGARTMTLSDTQGNFLAATGVLAGTQQLGQNALFSIDTVNNGQQLTSSTNSISGYLPGVTLDLKSTSANPVTVTVSQDANSTINTIKAFVNQYNTVMTKIEDLTKYDSTNKKASALTGDLGMREIQRSLRQMVSTAAQGASGTYRTLASIGVSFGAFGSSVGATSKLVVDDAKLSKALSENPQAVESIIAGFGATLSAPTTNNISAVTGTPEIHQDGTFHVKVTNAASGEVEAWFTNSSGQKTWSQTGAVAAGQDNYGIIPGLKITTQATLTDGQEDTFTVSVSNKGIGVMLNDYINGLTDSVTGYFATRKKGDDSINDGYTKRIDEMQRRLELKKTSLEKKYAALETTMSKLQSQSSSLSAQLAKLNSSSS